From the Paraflavitalea soli genome, the window CCGGTGCTTCAAAGGGTTTGGTGATGTCATAAATGTTCACCGCTTTATTGTCCCAGAACCAATAGTTCCCTTCTTTGATCATTCGTTGGTAGGCCCCACGCTTAAATACCAGGCCTACCTGCCAGGTATTTATTCTTACTTGTTTCATGTTGGTTGTTTTATTACTTTTTTAAATAAAACCAGTCTTATTTACCATCCCGTAATCACGGGGGAAACAGGGCTTCCTGTTTAAAGAGATCAGTTTGCACCCAATAGATGATGTTGCCACCACCGGAACCGAGCAAAGTGATGCCTGCCACAGGCGCGGATTGTTGCCCGCTGGTGTTTACCGGATTGCTGCTGCCACCCTGCCGGGCCAACCCCTTAAAGGAAAAGGCGTAAGCAGGGATCATCCCTGCATGGATGGGAAGACAGCCGGCAAATAATCCTGGCTTTATAAGGATCACCATTTGAGAAGCGGTGTACTTCGTGCTGCTACATTAGAGATGTAGTGTTCTACCATTGAACTATCCCGTTATGAGTGGGAGTGGGATTCGAACCCACGTGATGCTGCTGCTCTTCCGTTGAGCTACCGGACCTATTTCCGGAGGGGAGTCGAACCCCTGACCCGCAGGTTATGGAGGGCATTACACCGTGAGGCAACAGCATACAGAGCGTTACTACGTCTGTACTGTACTGCTTCTTTGAAACAGCCACCCGGTTTGCATCTCAACAGGTCAATACCCTTCTTGCCGTTAAGCAAGCTCTTAAAACACGCTTGCGTGTTATACTACTTTATCTGCACAGCAGGAACTCGCAAAAGCATAAGGCTTGGCCCGGAAGGCAAACCCCATTCCCATAATGTAGCCCATCGCATCTTTCAAAGCGTGGTTACTTTTAAAGTTGGGATTGGTGTTGATGTCGGCATGCACTTCCATATCTATGCTGTAGTTGGTAAACAGGCCGCACAACTGGTAGGCTACTTCTATACTTTTGCCTACCTCGGTCAACATCCGTTCTTTCACACTCATCGGTTGTTGTGAGGAGTCGCTCAGTACATACATAAATCCCCCTTTACCTTTTCGTAAGAATACGATCACCGTGGCAAATGCAGTGGTGCCTGCTCTTACCTGGCTATCCGTACCGATACATACCTTCAGTTGATGTCCGTGGGCTGTTTCCCTTGCCAATACCGATCTTACTTCTTCTTCGATCGGGCGGCGGATGGCAGTACCATCCAG encodes:
- a CDS encoding ribonuclease H-like YkuK family protein, whose protein sequence is MEQQWQRLDGTAIRRPIEEEVRSVLARETAHGHQLKVCIGTDSQVRAGTTAFATVIVFLRKGKGGFMYVLSDSSQQPMSVKERMLTEVGKSIEVAYQLCGLFTNYSIDMEVHADINTNPNFKSNHALKDAMGYIMGMGFAFRAKPYAFASSCCADKVV